Proteins encoded in a region of the Vitis riparia cultivar Riparia Gloire de Montpellier isolate 1030 chromosome 7, EGFV_Vit.rip_1.0, whole genome shotgun sequence genome:
- the LOC117917989 gene encoding E3 ubiquitin-protein ligase RKP has translation MAEDGLRTGGLSSGLAVILNGGDKRESSSKSHLVSYCDEFGHQSVERTLEHIFDLPYKSISPLNGPVDTNLIRAIIKNDFLRFYINPDDLGSNRDGVYIDKSSGSNTVAIEESSICGDIRIVKPPLLLESLGMFSSARANVCVWKGKWMYEVILETSGIQQLGWATLSCPFTDHKGVGDADDSYAFDGKRVSKWNKEAETYGQSWVVGDVIGCCIDLDNDEISFYRNGMSLGVAFHGIRKMGAGVGYYPAISLSQGERCELNFGGRPFKYPIEGFLSLQAPPSANSLATCLLRCLSRLVEMQCMERAEFNSVEKLRRLKRFVPLEELFNPVSRGIYKEFFALLDAERGSLEYVGWGSLLSFMMEVFGMQAPHDYTSLDKVLDLLLEFQGSNLILEHVINALSCSCKTASLVLTECPYTGPYSYLALACHMLRREELMLLWWKSSDFELSFEGFLSCKSPNKQDLQCMMPSVWWPGSCEDVSYESNMMLTTTALSGAVSKIEEKHRDLCRLVMQFIPPTMPLQLPGSVFRTFLQNLLLKNRGADRNVPPPGVSSNSVIVSLYTVILHFLSEGFAVGDNCGWMKGCGINAGSDVGFLHRGGQQTFPMGLFLKSDPHRSDISRLGGSFSHLSKSHPVTDQEAEVVRWEEGCMDDEETRVTHLTRQHPCCCSSYDVDFTRVSKDPIRYTAKGSRGHCSTSPERSAQVAAECSAGTLNDEIADKPSSSDQSEPEFDYRPVQHMRIVPRESNFSTATLREEELLDAMLLLYHVGLAPSFKQASHYMSHQSQSISLLEETDKQIRERAYGEQLKHLKEARSIYREEVIDCVRHCTWYRISLFSRWKQRGMYAACMWSVQLLLVLSKMDSIFCYIPEFYVEALVDCFHVLRKSDPPFVPSAILIKQGLASFVTFVVTHFNDPRISSADLRDLLLQSISVLVQYKEFLAAFESNIVATQRMPKALLSAFDNRSWIPVTNILLRLCKGSGFGSSKHGESSSSSFVFQKLLREACIVDDELFSAFLNRLFNYLSWTMTEFSVSVREMQEKHRVLEFQQRKCSVIFDLSCNLARVLEFCTREIPQAFLTGADTNLRRLTELVVFILNHITSAADAEFFDLSLRRHGQYPEKVNRGMILSPLAGIILNLLDASAQTECKAQNDVVGVFASMDCLDTVHRGFQYLLEYNWAGSFRGDMYLAKLAQLEQFSSLLISQTRSWEVESTACDGETDGDDGVCCICYACEADARFVPCSHTSCFGCITRHLLNCQRCFFCNATVAEVVRMDGKTA, from the exons ATGGCAGAGGACGGCCTGCGGACTGGTGGGCTTTCTTCTGGTCTGGCAGTGATATTGAATGGTGGGGATAAGAGAGAGAGTTCATCCAAAAGCCACCTTGTTTCGTATTGTGATGAATTTGGCCACCAATCTGTGGAGCGAACTCTTGAACACATATTTGATCTTCCATACAAATCAATTAGTCCATTGAATGGTCCTGTCGATACTAATCTGATTCGTGCTATCATAAAGAATGACTTCTtaagattttatataaatcCAGATGATTTAGGTAGTAATAGAGATGGAGTGTATATTGATAAAAGCAGTGGGTCTAATACAGTTGCTATTGAAGAATCTAGCATCTGTGGTGATATTCGAATTGTCAAGCCACCTTTGCTTTTAGAAAGTCTTGGCATGTTTAGTAGTGCAAGGGCCAATGTATGTGTGTGGAAAGGAAAATGGATGTATGAAGTGATTCTAGAAACTTCAGGCATACAGCAGCTTGGATGGGCAACACTTTCTTGCCCTTTCACTGACCACAAGGGTGTAGGGGATGCCGATGATTCATATGCATTTGATGGGAAAAGGGTTAGCAAATGGAATAAGGAAGCTGAGACATATGGTCAGTCGTGGGTTGTTGGTGATGTCATTGGGTGTTGCATAGATTTGGACAATGATGAGATCTCATTCTATAGAAATGGTATGTCACTTGGGGTGGCATTTCATGGGATCCGTAAGATGGGGGCTGGAGTTGGATATTATCCTGCAATTTCGCTTTCACAAGGTGAGCGGTGTGAGTTGAATTTTGGGGGTCGCCCCTTTAAATACCCTATTGAAGGTTTCCTTTCCCTTCAGGCTCCTCCATCTGCAAACTCACTTGCTACTTGCTTGTTACGGTGCTTATCAAGGTTGGTGGAGATGCAATGCATGGAAAGAGCTGAATTCAATTCTGTTGAGAAACTGAGAAGATTGAAGAGGTTTGTGCCACTTGAAGAACTTTTTAACCCTGTCTCTCGTGGAATATATAAGGAGTTCTTTGCTTTGCTAGATGCAGAAAGGGGGAGCTTGGAATATGTAGGATGGGGTTCACTTTTGTCCTTCATGATGGAAGTGTTTGGGATGCAGGCACCACATGATTATACAAGCTTAGATAAAGTTCTTGATCTCCTTCTGGAGTTTCAGGGGTCAAATTTGATATTGGAGCATGTTATAAATGCCCTATCATGCAGTTGCAAGACAGCATCCTTGGTTCTAACAGAGTGCCCATACACAGGGCCATATTCTTATCTTGCATTGGCATGTCACATGTTAAGACGGGAAGAATTGATGTTACTTTGGTGGAAGTCATCAGATTTTGAATTATCATTTGAAGGGTTTCTATCATGTAAAAGTCCAAATAAGCAGGATCTTCAGTGCATGATGCCTTCTGTCTGGTGGCCTGGTTCATGTGAGGATGTGTCATATGAAAGTAACATGATGTTGACAACTACAGCTTTATCTGGAGCAGTCAGTAAG ATTGAGGAGAAGCATAGGGACCTCTGTCGCTTAGTCATGCAATTCATACCACCTACAATGCCACTTCAGTTGCCTGGTTCAGTGTTTAGGACATTTTTGCAGAATCTTCTATTGAAGAATAGAGGAGCAGACCGCAATGTACCACCTCCTGGAGTTTCAAGTAACTCTGTCATTGTTTCTTTGTACACAGTGATACTCCATTTTTTATCTGAAGGGTTTGCTGTGGGGGACAACTGTGGGTGGATGAAGGGCTGTGGAATTAATGCTGGATCTGATGTTGGTTTTCTTCATAGAGGTGGCCAACAAACTTTTCCCATGGGTTTATTTCTTAAAAGTGATCCTCATCGAAGTGACATTTCTAGGCTTGGGGGATCATTTAGTCATCTGTCGAAATCACATCCTGTAACTGACCAGGAAGCAGAAGTGGTTAGGTGGGAGGAAGGCTGTATGGATGATGAAGAAACCAGAGTAACTCATCTTACTAGGCAGCACCCCTGTTGTTGTTCAAGTTATGATGTTGATTTCACCAGAGTCTCAAAGGATCCAATCAGATATACTGCTAAAGGTTCTCGGGGCCATTGCAGCACTAGTCCAGAGAGATCTGCTCAAGTTGCTGCAGAATGCAGTGCAGGAACTCTGAATGATGAGATAGCGGATAAACCCAGCTCAAGTGATCAATCTGAACCTGAGTTTGATTATCGGCCAGTGCAACATATGAGGATTGTACCAAGGGAAAGTAATTTTTCTACTGCAACTTTAAGAGAAGAGGAACTTCTTGATGCTATGTTGTTGTTGTATCATGTAGGTCTTGCACCAAGTTTTAAGCAG GCATCACATTACATGTCTCATCAATCGCAATCTATATCTCTTCTTGAAGAAACTGATAAACAAATAAGAGAACGTGCTTATGGTGAACAACTAAAGCATTTAAAGGAAGCTCGCAGTATTTATCGGGAAGAAGTTATTGATTGTGTAAGACATTGTACATG GTACCGCATCTCTCTGTTTTCTCGCTGGAAGCAAAGAGGAATGTATGCAGCATGCATGTGGAGTGTTCAATTGCTTCTGGTTCTTAGCAAAATGGATTCCATATTCTGTTATATCCCTGAATTTTATGTGGAAGCTCTG GTTGACTGCTTCCATGTTCTGCGCAAGAGTGATCCTCCATTTGTCCCTTCGGCAATACTCATTAAGCAAGGACTTGCTTCATTC GTAACTTTTGTCGTTACCCACTTCAACGACCCAAGGATATCTAGTGCAGATCTGAGGGATCTTCTTCTCCAATCTATTTCAGTCCTGGTACAATACAAGGAATTTTTGGCTGCTTTTGAGAGCAATATTGTAGCCACCCAAAGGATGCCAAAAGCATTGTTGTCTGCATTTGATAACCGATCCTGGATTCCTGTAACAAATATACTTCTGCGTTTGTGCAAGGGCTCTGGCTTTGGTTCTTCAAAGCATGGtgaatcatcatcatcatcttttgtTTTCCAG AAATTGCTGCGGGAGGCTTGCATCGTCGATGATGAATTGTTCTCTGCTTTCCTCAATCGCCTGTTTAACTATCTCAGCTGGACAATGACTGAATTCTCAGTTTCGGTTCgagaaatgcaagaaaaacacCGG GTTTTGGAGTTTCAGCAACGGAAATGCAGTGTAATATTTGACCTCTCATGTAATCTTGCGAGGGTATTGGAGTTCTGTACCCGTGAGATACCTCAAGCATTCCTGACAGGAGCAGATACAAACCTTCGTAGGTTAACTGAGTTGGTTGTTTTTATTCTGAACCACATAACTTCAGCTGCAGATGCTGAATTTTTTGACTT ATCCCTCAGACGCCATGGTCAATACCCAGAGAAAGTAAATCGAGGCATGATTTTATCACCTCTTGCTGGGATCATCTTGAATTTGTTGGATGCTAGTGCACAGACAGAATGCAAGGCACAGAATGATGTTGTTGGGGTTTTTGCAAGTATGGACTGTCTTGATACTGTTCATCGCGGATTCCAGTACTTGCTAGAATACAACTGG GCTGGATCCTTTAGAGGAGACATGTATCTTGCTAAACTTGCCCAGCTAGAACAATTCTCGAGTCTCCTTATCAGCCAAACCAGGTCATGGGAAGTGGAGAGCACAGCCTGTGATGGTGAAACAGATGGTGATGATGGCGTGTGCTGCATTTGTTATGCTTGTGAAGCAGATGCCCGGTTTGTCCCCTGTTCCCATACATCTTGCTTTGGCTGCATAACCAGACATCTTCTTAACTGCCAGAGATGCTTCTTTTGCAATGCAACTGTTGCAGAAGTTGTTAGAATGGATGGGAAGACagcttaa